The following proteins are co-located in the Conyzicola lurida genome:
- a CDS encoding Stp1/IreP family PP2C-type Ser/Thr phosphatase, which translates to MAPGNSAAVSHVGKIRANNQDSGYAGEFLFVVADGMGGHAGGDVASAIAVKRIIETDHHYTSGTDAEFALHTALTAANAQLAGTVFDHSELTGMGTTVSGLMLVNGQVVIAHIGDSRIYLLRDGELSQVTADHTFVQRLVDSGRITEEEAAVHPRRSVLMRVLGDVDATPEIDTSIMATQPGDRWLLCSDGLSSYVSHDKILHTLMANTEAQAAADRLVKDALDQGAPDNVTVVLVDIDESGVSAHVPPVTVGSAASPLVFDGDVAKKPLRLPALLLHPLKVTKPDDSHFEPESDGYLDELILEDRRRAKRRRITWLVGLILVVVAVVGGTVAAYQWTQTRFYVGSNQGNVAIFRGVQQGVGPISLSSVYRTTTIDIDDLPDYSRSTVEATINASDLSDAERIVEQLSNVSDQ; encoded by the coding sequence GTGGCTCCCGGCAACAGCGCCGCGGTCTCCCACGTAGGGAAGATCCGCGCGAACAATCAGGACAGCGGCTATGCCGGCGAGTTCCTGTTTGTCGTTGCCGACGGCATGGGCGGCCACGCGGGCGGCGACGTCGCCTCCGCGATCGCGGTGAAGCGCATCATCGAGACCGACCACCACTACACCTCGGGCACCGACGCCGAGTTCGCGCTGCATACCGCGCTCACCGCGGCGAATGCGCAGCTGGCCGGGACCGTGTTCGACCACTCCGAACTCACCGGCATGGGCACCACCGTCAGCGGCCTGATGCTGGTCAACGGCCAGGTCGTCATCGCCCACATCGGCGACTCGCGCATCTACCTGCTGCGCGACGGCGAGCTCAGCCAGGTCACCGCGGACCACACCTTCGTGCAGCGCCTCGTCGACAGCGGCCGCATCACCGAGGAAGAGGCTGCGGTCCACCCGCGTCGCTCCGTGCTGATGCGCGTTCTCGGCGACGTCGACGCGACGCCCGAGATCGACACCTCGATCATGGCGACCCAGCCGGGCGACCGCTGGCTGCTCTGCTCCGACGGTCTCTCGAGCTACGTCTCGCACGACAAGATCCTGCACACCCTGATGGCGAACACCGAGGCGCAGGCCGCGGCCGACCGTCTCGTGAAAGACGCGCTCGACCAGGGCGCCCCCGACAACGTCACCGTGGTGCTGGTCGACATCGACGAGTCGGGCGTCTCGGCGCACGTGCCGCCGGTCACCGTCGGTTCCGCCGCCAGCCCGCTCGTGTTCGACGGCGACGTGGCGAAGAAGCCGCTGCGCCTGCCCGCGCTGCTGCTGCACCCGCTCAAGGTGACCAAGCCCGACGACAGCCACTTCGAGCCCGAGTCGGACGGCTACCTCGACGAGCTCATCCTCGAAGACCGCCGCCGCGCGAAACGCCGCCGCATCACCTGGCTCGTCGGCCTCATCCTCGTCGTGGTCGCCGTCGTCGGCGGCACCGTCGCGGCCTACCAGTGGACGCAGACGCGGTTCTACGTCGGCTCGAACCAGGGCAACGTGGCGATCTTCCGCGGCGTGCAGCAGGGCGTCGGGCCGATCAGCCTCTCCTCCGTCTACCGCACCACCACGATCGACATCGACGACCTGCCGGATTACTCGCGCTCCACCGTCGAAGCCACGATCAACGCCTCCGACCTCAGCGATGCCGAGCGCATCGTGGAGCAGCTGTCCAATGTCAGCGACCAATAG
- a CDS encoding penicillin-binding transpeptidase domain-containing protein, whose amino-acid sequence MNKELKRISIVVLLMFVALFASSSVIQVVAADDLRVDSRNVRTLYDSFSAQRGPILVDGVPIAESVAVDDNFSYLRVYANGPLYAAATGYFTLNQGNTGVEGALNDYLSGTSNAQFFDQVNRILTGQSPKGDAVELTLDPVVQQVAWDSLGDNAGSVVALNPKTGAIIAMVSKASYDPNLLAVHDTTEVLNAYDALIDDPANPLYNRAIAGDLYTPGSVFKLVVAAAAIDSGKYTPDTEFPNPVTFTLPGTSSVITNSEGGTCGGTETVTIATALRLSCNIPFAQLGASLGYDAIEKKAAEFGFGSSIDIPMATTPSVYPETESDAQTMLSAFGQASVRVTPLQIAMVSAAIANDGVLMQPTLIESVLAPDLTVREELQPTVLNTPMTSGTAQTLTEMMVNGVSNGVASNARISGVDVAGKTGTAENGTGEPYTLWFTGFAPAADPEVVVAVVVENGGGRGQSGFGNSVAAPIAKNVLEAVLNK is encoded by the coding sequence GTGAACAAAGAACTCAAGCGCATCAGCATCGTCGTGCTGCTCATGTTCGTCGCCCTGTTCGCGTCGAGCAGCGTCATCCAGGTCGTCGCTGCCGACGATCTCCGTGTCGACTCCCGCAACGTGCGCACGCTCTACGACAGCTTCTCCGCCCAGCGCGGCCCGATCCTCGTCGACGGCGTCCCGATCGCCGAGTCGGTCGCGGTCGACGACAACTTCTCCTACCTGCGCGTCTACGCCAACGGCCCGCTCTACGCCGCCGCGACCGGGTACTTCACCCTCAACCAGGGCAACACCGGCGTCGAGGGCGCGCTCAACGACTACCTCAGCGGCACGTCGAACGCGCAGTTCTTCGACCAGGTGAACCGCATCCTCACCGGACAGTCGCCCAAGGGCGACGCTGTCGAACTCACCCTCGACCCGGTCGTGCAGCAGGTGGCGTGGGACTCCCTCGGCGACAATGCGGGATCGGTCGTCGCGCTCAACCCGAAGACCGGCGCCATCATCGCGATGGTCTCGAAGGCGTCGTACGACCCCAACCTGCTCGCCGTGCACGACACCACCGAGGTGCTGAATGCGTACGACGCGCTCATCGACGACCCGGCCAATCCGCTGTACAACCGCGCCATCGCCGGCGACCTCTACACGCCCGGCTCGGTGTTCAAGCTCGTCGTCGCGGCCGCGGCGATCGACAGCGGCAAGTACACGCCCGATACCGAGTTCCCGAACCCGGTCACGTTCACCCTGCCCGGCACCAGCTCGGTCATCACCAACTCCGAGGGCGGCACCTGCGGCGGCACCGAGACCGTCACGATCGCCACCGCCCTGCGCCTCTCGTGCAACATCCCGTTCGCCCAGCTCGGCGCCTCGCTCGGCTACGACGCGATCGAGAAGAAGGCGGCCGAGTTCGGCTTCGGCTCGAGCATCGACATCCCGATGGCCACCACCCCCAGCGTCTACCCCGAGACCGAGAGCGACGCCCAGACCATGCTCTCCGCGTTCGGGCAGGCGAGCGTGCGGGTCACACCCCTCCAGATCGCCATGGTCAGCGCAGCTATCGCGAACGACGGCGTGCTCATGCAGCCGACGCTGATCGAGAGCGTCCTCGCGCCTGACCTGACCGTGCGTGAAGAGCTCCAGCCCACCGTGTTGAACACCCCGATGACGAGCGGAACGGCCCAGACTTTGACAGAGATGATGGTCAACGGCGTATCGAACGGGGTTGCCAGTAATGCGAGAATTAGCGGAGTCGACGTGGCCGGCAAGACCGGCACGGCGGAGAACGGCACAGGCGAGCCGTACACCCTCTGGTTCACCGGATTTGCTCCCGCAGCGGACCCCGAGGTGGTCGTCGCAGTCGTGGTCGAGAACGGCGGCGGTCGCGGCCAGTCCGGTTTCGGAAATTCAGTCGCAGCTCCAATTGCAAAAAACGTACTAGAGGCGGTGCTAAACAAATGA
- a CDS encoding FhaA domain-containing protein, which produces MGLLDSFERGLERAVNGAFAKTFKSGVQPVEITSALRRELDTKAAIVARDRILVPNKFTVRLAPMDYDRMASIGPALIDELTQLVQRHAAAQHYSFSGPISISLEAVQGQSEGIIEVVSVNVKGTVEWTPVLDIGGKRHPITKSRTIIGRGSDADITVDDSSISRKHVEVLWDGKRAEVNDLGSTNGSLLNGARVDKARLDPDSVIDIGRTHIVFRVVASATNDQYSDLGSDRGGQR; this is translated from the coding sequence TTGGGGCTATTAGACAGCTTCGAACGAGGTCTTGAGCGGGCAGTCAACGGTGCCTTCGCCAAGACCTTCAAGAGCGGCGTCCAGCCCGTGGAGATCACGAGCGCGCTCCGCCGCGAACTCGACACCAAAGCGGCGATCGTTGCCCGCGACCGCATCCTCGTGCCCAACAAGTTCACCGTGCGACTCGCGCCGATGGACTACGACCGCATGGCGAGCATCGGACCCGCTCTCATCGACGAGCTCACCCAGCTCGTGCAGCGCCACGCCGCCGCCCAGCACTACTCGTTCTCCGGCCCGATCTCGATCAGCCTCGAGGCCGTCCAGGGCCAGAGCGAGGGAATCATCGAAGTCGTCTCGGTGAACGTCAAGGGAACTGTCGAGTGGACTCCGGTCCTCGATATCGGCGGCAAGCGTCATCCCATCACCAAATCACGCACCATCATCGGGCGTGGCTCCGACGCCGACATCACCGTCGACGACTCGAGCATTTCGCGCAAGCACGTCGAGGTTCTGTGGGACGGCAAGCGGGCCGAGGTCAACGACCTGGGCTCGACCAACGGCTCCCTGCTCAACGGCGCCCGCGTCGACAAGGCACGTCTCGATCCCGACTCGGTCATCGACATCGGCCGCACCCACATCGTCTTCCGCGTCGTCGCGAGTGCCACCAATGACCAGTACTCTGATCTCGGCAGCGACAGGGGCGGGCAACGATGA
- a CDS encoding helix-turn-helix domain-containing protein has protein sequence MIVPPAKIAEATAITVAESFTTAQTARILGVSEATVRRRRLEQKLYGFPFGRQWRYSVWQFGAGSALPGIETVVKAIPPSMHPAFVRGMMLAPRPRLADSEEWESPRTFLIGGGDPARVAAIFETRASL, from the coding sequence ATGATCGTCCCACCCGCGAAGATCGCGGAAGCCACGGCGATTACGGTCGCCGAGTCGTTCACCACCGCGCAGACCGCGCGGATACTCGGAGTGAGCGAGGCGACGGTGCGCCGCCGCCGGCTGGAACAGAAGCTCTACGGATTCCCGTTCGGCAGGCAGTGGCGGTACTCCGTCTGGCAGTTCGGCGCCGGCTCGGCACTTCCCGGTATCGAGACAGTCGTGAAAGCGATCCCGCCGTCGATGCATCCCGCGTTCGTCCGCGGAATGATGCTGGCACCGCGACCGAGGCTCGCCGACAGCGAGGAGTGGGAGTCACCCCGCACGTTCTTGATCGGCGGAGGCGACCCGGCGCGGGTGGCCGCCATCTTCGAGACTCGTGCGTCGTTATGA
- a CDS encoding metallophosphoesterase gives MNDVTLSGETRIAVAGDWHANRLWVQSVIPALHETAPDVRTILHAGDFGILPDKRGKGFLAAVDALCQEAHIERVLVTPGNHEDWPRLVNRFASRPGEAIRLSDRVWVLPRGFRFRVAGRSFMSFGGAASLDYAYRRARGTWWPEEIPTVDDVSSAIGSGPVEVLITHETIVGGTWRVETVLSTNPQGWDDDALEYSRTSRQLITALWNGVSPEVLFHGHLHVADRIELPTGQRVVSLGSDGQRKNIGLFDLVDLAWSWID, from the coding sequence ATGAATGACGTCACGTTGTCCGGAGAGACCCGCATCGCCGTCGCCGGAGACTGGCACGCCAACAGACTGTGGGTTCAGTCCGTGATCCCGGCCCTCCACGAAACAGCGCCCGACGTACGGACGATTCTGCATGCAGGTGACTTCGGGATCCTGCCGGACAAACGCGGGAAAGGGTTTCTCGCCGCCGTCGACGCCCTGTGCCAAGAGGCACATATCGAGAGGGTCCTGGTAACGCCGGGGAACCATGAGGACTGGCCGCGGCTCGTCAACCGATTCGCTTCACGACCAGGCGAGGCAATACGTCTGAGCGACCGGGTGTGGGTTCTCCCCAGAGGCTTCCGGTTCCGGGTGGCCGGCAGATCCTTCATGTCCTTCGGCGGTGCAGCCTCCCTCGACTATGCATACCGACGAGCTCGAGGAACATGGTGGCCGGAAGAGATACCGACCGTCGACGACGTCTCCTCGGCGATCGGCAGCGGCCCGGTCGAAGTCCTCATCACACACGAGACGATCGTCGGCGGGACCTGGAGAGTCGAAACAGTCCTCAGCACGAATCCCCAGGGGTGGGATGACGACGCGCTCGAGTATTCGAGAACATCGCGCCAGCTGATCACCGCGCTCTGGAACGGCGTGAGCCCCGAGGTCCTTTTCCACGGGCACCTTCACGTGGCCGATCGGATCGAGCTTCCGACCGGGCAGCGGGTCGTCTCGCTCGGGAGCGACGGGCAGAGAAAGAACATCGGCCTGTTCGACCTCGTCGACCTGGCGTGGTCGTGGATCGATTGA
- a CDS encoding FtsW/RodA/SpoVE family cell cycle protein has product MSATNSLPDAVTTPAAAQNATFTGNIRLKLRVPAKLRNLEFLLLVIASGINAAAIYLVQLGALEAVDSTVLTLTLGLTVLVFAFHFTMRVVAPDADPFILPIVTVLNGIGVAMIYRIDIAKNLSGWEAAGVRQIVWTAIAIALAITVIIVVRNHRVLQRYRFVAMFTGIALLLLPLLPFIGSEKFGARIWIDIGPFSFQPGELGKIALAIFFAGYLVSARDSLSMVGTKVLGMTFPRARDLGPILIVFVASMGVLIFQRDLGTSLLYFGLFLVMIYVATGRASWIILGLTLFFGGALVASQTLSYVNGRFAAWLDAFNPDIYAQTGGSYQLVQGLFGLANGGLIGTGLGQGRPNIVPLAESDYIIASLGEELGLIGLFAILALYLLFVSRGFRIGFAGQDDFGRLLGIGLAFVIALQVFIVVGGVTRVIPLTGLTTPFLAAGGSSLVANWIIAALLLRLSDTVRHQPRVVIEQ; this is encoded by the coding sequence ATGTCAGCGACCAATAGCCTCCCCGACGCGGTGACCACTCCCGCCGCCGCGCAGAACGCCACGTTCACTGGCAACATCCGCCTCAAACTGCGGGTGCCCGCCAAGCTGCGCAATCTCGAGTTCCTGCTGCTGGTGATCGCGAGCGGCATCAACGCCGCCGCGATCTACCTCGTGCAGCTCGGCGCCCTCGAGGCCGTCGACTCGACCGTCCTCACGCTCACCCTCGGTCTCACCGTCCTGGTGTTCGCCTTCCACTTCACGATGCGGGTCGTGGCACCCGACGCCGACCCGTTCATCCTGCCGATCGTCACGGTGCTCAACGGCATCGGCGTCGCCATGATCTACCGCATCGACATCGCCAAAAACCTCAGCGGCTGGGAGGCGGCGGGCGTACGCCAGATCGTCTGGACCGCGATCGCCATCGCCCTCGCGATCACCGTCATCATCGTCGTGCGCAACCACCGCGTGCTGCAGCGCTACCGCTTCGTCGCGATGTTCACCGGCATCGCCCTGCTCCTGCTCCCGCTGCTCCCGTTCATCGGGTCGGAGAAGTTCGGCGCACGCATCTGGATCGACATCGGCCCGTTCAGCTTCCAGCCCGGCGAGCTCGGCAAGATCGCCCTGGCGATATTCTTCGCCGGCTACCTGGTCAGCGCCCGCGACTCGCTCTCGATGGTCGGCACCAAGGTGCTGGGCATGACCTTCCCGCGCGCCCGCGACCTCGGCCCGATCCTCATCGTGTTCGTCGCCTCGATGGGCGTGCTCATCTTCCAGCGCGACCTCGGCACCTCGCTGCTGTACTTCGGCCTGTTCCTCGTCATGATCTACGTCGCGACCGGCCGCGCCAGCTGGATCATCCTCGGCCTCACCCTGTTCTTCGGCGGCGCCCTCGTCGCCAGCCAGACGCTGAGCTACGTCAACGGCCGATTCGCCGCCTGGCTCGACGCGTTCAACCCCGACATCTACGCCCAGACCGGCGGCAGCTACCAGCTGGTGCAGGGCCTCTTCGGCCTCGCCAACGGCGGCCTCATCGGCACCGGCCTCGGCCAGGGCCGCCCCAACATCGTGCCCCTCGCCGAGAGCGACTACATCATCGCCAGCCTCGGCGAAGAGCTCGGCCTGATCGGGCTGTTCGCGATCCTCGCGCTCTACCTGCTCTTCGTCTCCCGCGGGTTCCGCATCGGCTTCGCCGGGCAGGACGACTTCGGCCGCCTCCTCGGGATCGGTCTCGCCTTCGTCATCGCCCTCCAGGTGTTCATCGTCGTCGGCGGCGTCACCCGGGTGATCCCGCTGACCGGTCTGACCACGCCGTTCCTCGCGGCCGGCGGTTCGTCTCTCGTCGCCAACTGGATCATCGCCGCGCTCCTCCTGCGCCTCTCCGACACCGTTCGCCACCAACCGAGAGTGGTGATTGAGCAGTGA
- a CDS encoding serine/threonine-protein kinase, which yields MRPTSGLTFGGRYQLSSRVAIGGMGEVWQATDLVIGRTVAIKILKDEYLGDPGFLERFRAEARHAALVNHEGIANVFDYGEEDGSAYLVMELVPGEALSAILERERVLSTDRVLDIVAQTANALSAAHAAGLVHRDIKPGNLLITPDGRVKITDFGIARIADQVPLTATGQVMGTVQYLSPEQASGRSASPTTDIYSLGIVAYESLAGRRPFTGESQVAIAMAQINETPPELPITISEPVRNLVYACIAKNPADRPSSAAHLARAAQALRRGDISAAAQAVPGILGAGSLAATAGANYGQNTAMATQLLSPPTAATAAPAEEEPQRRNPWLWPLIAIVSVLAVILVVVIVALVLPPADEEATPTPTVSQSASPTPSATPSASPTPSPTPTVDAIVINEDDFLGISVETARRNIEGLGLRMTEVPGDPAPDSTQVGLSYAVSPTGPVEPNQMISVTFYTAVPTAPQPSAVTGDATGVSGETATVQWSTYAGCPSGFTLTGYSFTLTNATVSSSANPVLGPDATSLTIRLGTAGTPATVSYMVSCGELQSPVSPAFSIAVTE from the coding sequence ATGAGACCCACCAGTGGCCTCACCTTCGGGGGCAGATACCAACTTTCCAGTCGCGTTGCGATTGGCGGAATGGGAGAGGTCTGGCAAGCGACAGACCTCGTGATCGGGCGTACCGTCGCGATCAAGATCCTCAAGGACGAATACCTCGGGGATCCCGGTTTCCTCGAGCGCTTCCGTGCGGAAGCCCGACACGCGGCACTCGTCAATCACGAGGGCATCGCCAACGTCTTCGACTACGGCGAGGAGGACGGCAGCGCCTACCTCGTGATGGAGCTGGTCCCCGGAGAGGCGCTCAGCGCCATCCTCGAGCGCGAACGGGTGCTCTCCACCGACCGCGTGCTCGACATCGTCGCGCAGACCGCCAACGCGCTCTCCGCCGCCCACGCCGCCGGCCTCGTGCACCGCGACATCAAGCCGGGCAACCTGCTGATCACCCCCGACGGCCGCGTAAAGATCACCGACTTCGGCATCGCCCGCATCGCCGACCAGGTGCCGCTCACCGCGACCGGCCAGGTCATGGGCACCGTGCAGTACCTCTCGCCCGAACAGGCGAGCGGCCGCTCGGCATCGCCGACCACCGATATCTACTCGCTGGGCATCGTCGCGTACGAGTCCCTCGCCGGCCGCCGGCCGTTCACGGGAGAATCGCAGGTCGCGATCGCGATGGCGCAGATCAACGAGACCCCGCCCGAGCTCCCGATCACCATCTCGGAGCCGGTTCGCAACCTCGTCTACGCCTGCATCGCCAAGAACCCCGCCGACCGTCCCTCGTCGGCAGCCCACCTCGCCCGCGCGGCGCAAGCGCTGCGCCGTGGCGACATCAGCGCCGCGGCCCAGGCCGTTCCAGGCATCCTCGGCGCGGGCTCGCTCGCTGCCACCGCCGGAGCCAACTACGGCCAGAACACGGCCATGGCCACGCAACTGCTCAGCCCGCCGACCGCCGCGACCGCGGCACCGGCCGAGGAAGAGCCGCAGAGGCGTAACCCGTGGCTGTGGCCCCTCATCGCGATCGTCTCGGTCCTCGCCGTCATCCTCGTCGTCGTCATCGTGGCCCTCGTGCTGCCTCCCGCCGACGAAGAGGCCACGCCGACCCCGACCGTGAGCCAGTCGGCCAGCCCGACGCCGTCGGCGACCCCCTCAGCATCGCCGACGCCGTCGCCGACGCCGACGGTGGACGCCATCGTGATCAACGAGGACGACTTCCTCGGCATCAGTGTCGAGACCGCCCGCCGCAACATCGAAGGCCTCGGTCTGAGGATGACGGAGGTGCCGGGTGACCCGGCCCCCGACAGCACGCAGGTCGGTCTCTCCTACGCGGTCAGCCCCACCGGCCCGGTCGAGCCCAACCAGATGATCTCGGTCACCTTCTACACCGCGGTCCCGACCGCGCCGCAGCCGTCCGCCGTCACCGGCGACGCCACGGGCGTGTCCGGCGAGACCGCGACCGTACAGTGGTCGACCTACGCCGGCTGCCCCTCCGGGTTCACGCTCACCGGGTACAGCTTCACGCTGACCAACGCCACGGTGAGCAGTTCCGCGAACCCCGTTCTCGGCCCCGACGCGACGAGCCTCACCATCCGCCTCGGCACCGCCGGCACCCCGGCGACCGTCAGCTACATGGTCTCGTGCGGCGAGCTGCAGTCGCCGGTATCGCCCGCGTTCTCGATCGCGGTCACCGAGTAG
- a CDS encoding helix-turn-helix domain-containing protein — MSRPFRSSPSERTKKWPDVPSDDHSGEVARQFVLNLQAAMDDMSLRAAGEITGVDHSTIQGILQGRTWPDLETIAKLERGFKTVLWPGLVDLD, encoded by the coding sequence ATGTCCCGGCCGTTCCGCTCCTCGCCCAGCGAACGCACGAAGAAATGGCCCGACGTGCCCTCCGACGATCACAGCGGCGAGGTCGCCCGCCAGTTCGTCCTCAATCTGCAGGCCGCGATGGACGATATGAGCCTGAGGGCCGCTGGCGAGATAACCGGCGTCGACCACTCGACCATCCAGGGGATCCTGCAGGGCCGTACGTGGCCGGACCTCGAGACGATCGCGAAACTCGAGCGAGGTTTCAAGACCGTGTTGTGGCCGGGGCTCGTAGATCTCGACTGA
- a CDS encoding substrate-binding domain-containing protein produces MGEFRSPVHFRHGTFPTDGAAVDIMEDLRLRGLAAPVDLTVTGYDAIGALAAPFLGLTTYRVPVVEMGRVSVDMLVDKIEGKDKEDRSHALRGTLAEGRTAGSPPAL; encoded by the coding sequence ATAGGTGAGTTTAGGTCGCCGGTACACTTTCGGCATGGAACGTTCCCGACGGACGGGGCAGCAGTCGACATCATGGAAGATCTGCGGCTTCGAGGCCTGGCAGCGCCGGTCGACCTGACCGTCACCGGGTACGACGCGATCGGCGCCCTGGCCGCGCCGTTCCTCGGCCTCACAACCTACCGCGTGCCCGTCGTAGAGATGGGGCGAGTGTCCGTCGACATGCTCGTCGACAAGATCGAAGGCAAAGACAAGGAAGACCGTTCTCACGCGCTCCGTGGGACGCTCGCGGAAGGTCGGACGGCCGGATCGCCACCGGCCCTCTAG
- a CDS encoding DUF2188 domain-containing protein, with protein sequence MSGDDDDWKKEVQKSNPGTSGRSSKTGRFVNSGKSGKTAKTGKSGRSSTTGKGAWVTHSADGWTIVNARGVESGHFRTQKDAIDGARKIIKNSGGGELRIYGKNGAIRGTKTIKPDEHKPTKG encoded by the coding sequence ATGAGTGGCGACGACGACGATTGGAAGAAGGAAGTCCAGAAGTCCAATCCCGGTACGTCCGGTAGATCGAGTAAGACCGGCAGGTTCGTCAACTCGGGCAAGTCCGGCAAGACGGCGAAAACGGGTAAGAGCGGAAGGTCGAGCACGACCGGCAAGGGAGCGTGGGTAACCCACTCCGCGGACGGTTGGACCATCGTCAACGCCAGGGGTGTAGAGAGCGGACACTTCCGGACTCAGAAAGACGCGATAGACGGCGCGCGCAAGATCATCAAGAACTCAGGCGGCGGCGAGCTGCGCATCTACGGAAAGAACGGCGCGATTCGGGGAACGAAGACCATCAAGCCGGACGAACACAAACCCACGAAGGGTTAG
- a CDS encoding FHA domain-containing protein FhaB/FipA: MTSELTLFVLKVAFLGLMWAFVFAVVYALRTDLFGQKVRKLPASVDAAAPVIATAAPVVAATPAPTRSPNASAASSSGASRLVITGGAKEGLEIALPSEQLTIGRSSDSGLVIRDDYTSTHHARLLNWNEGWVIQDLDSTNGTYLDGTRVIVPTQVPLNTPVKIGTTSFELRR; this comes from the coding sequence ATGACCAGTGAACTCACGCTCTTTGTGCTCAAAGTGGCCTTCCTCGGCCTGATGTGGGCGTTCGTCTTCGCCGTCGTCTACGCACTGCGCACCGACCTGTTCGGCCAGAAGGTACGAAAACTGCCGGCGAGCGTGGATGCCGCGGCTCCCGTCATCGCGACGGCCGCCCCGGTCGTCGCGGCGACTCCCGCGCCGACGCGCTCCCCGAACGCGTCCGCCGCGAGTTCCTCGGGCGCATCGCGACTCGTCATCACCGGCGGCGCGAAGGAGGGCCTCGAGATCGCCCTGCCGAGCGAACAGCTCACCATCGGCCGCTCGAGCGATTCCGGCCTCGTCATCCGCGACGACTACACGTCGACGCACCACGCACGCCTGCTCAACTGGAACGAGGGCTGGGTCATCCAAGACCTAGACTCGACGAATGGCACCTACCTCGATGGAACGCGGGTAATCGTGCCCACGCAGGTCCCGTTGAACACCCCGGTGAAAATCGGCACGACCAGCTTCGAACTCCGGCGGTAA